In Humulus lupulus chromosome 7, drHumLupu1.1, whole genome shotgun sequence, the following are encoded in one genomic region:
- the LOC133788275 gene encoding calcium uniporter protein 6, mitochondrial-like has product MWRRKWWSYGGLLLKQTQKAFVVGHGLQGTKIPIIPSSSSSSSSSPTPSSLFGVRDFVTQDYRISRNLFFLPLLSIGSVRAFSSPIDASKSNGAGKRRDDDEEENGESEAISFSEAKRLMRLVNVEALKARLGAEGKEVISYCELLEACESIGVARTSDEAAAFARILDEAGVILLFRDKVYLHPDKVVDLVRRAVPIALTPDDDPLRDELKMLHEKKEEIDVLAHRHVRRVLWTGLILAMLQVVIFFRLTFWEFSWDVMEPIAFFSTTTGLVIGYAYFMITSRDPTYQDLMKRLFLSKQRKLIKKHNFDSERFKELERKCRTRLDATASIKKRVGLELDLDDALHKD; this is encoded by the exons ATGTGGAGGAGAAAATGGTGGTCTTATGGAGGTCTGCTACTGAAGCAGACCCAGAAAGCATTTGTGGTTGGCCATGGCTTACAAGGAACAAAAATCCCCAttattccttcttcttcttcttcttcttcgtcctCACCTACTCCATCTTCTTTGTTCGGAGTTAGGGATTTCGTTACCCAAGATTATAGAATCTCAAGAAACCTCTTTTTTCTTCCTTTATTATCCATTGGGTCGGTTAGGGCATTTTCATCGCCTATCGATGCTTCAAAATCCAATGGCGCCGGTAAAAGAAGAGACGACGacgaagaagaaaatggtgaaTCGGAGGCCATATCGTTTTCGGAGGCGAAGAGGCTAATGAGGCTGGTGAACGTGGAGGCCCTGAAGGCGAGGCTTGGGGCAGAAGGGAAAGAGGTGATCTCGTATTGTGAGCTTCTCGAGGCCTGTGAAAGCATTGGGGTCGCTAGAACTTCCGATGAGGCCGCTGCTTTTGCCCGAATCCTTGATGAGGCCGGCGTTATCCTTCTCTTCCGGGATAAGGTCTACCTTCATCCTGATAAG GTGGTGGATCTGGTAAGAAGAGCAGTTCCCATTGCTTTAACTCCAGATGATGACCCCTTGAGAGATGAGCTAAAGATGCTGCATGAGAAGAAGGAAGAAATTGATGTCCTGGCACATAGACATGTCCGACGCGTACTCTGGACCGGACTGATCCTAGCTATGTTGCAGGTCGTGATCTTTTTCCGGTTAACGTTCTGGGAATTCTCCTGGGATGTAATGGAGCCAATTGCGTTTTTCTCCACAACTACTGGATTAGTCATAGGCTATGCCTACTTCATGATCACTTCAAGAGATCCTACGTACCAAGACCTAATGAAGAGGCTCTTCCTCTCCAAACAGAGAAAGCTAATTAAGAAGCACAATTTTGATTCTGAAAGATTCAAAGAGCTAGAGAGAAAATGTAGAACGCGACTAGATGCCACTGCCTCAATTAAAAAACGGGTTGGCCTGGAACTGGATCTGGATGATGCCTTGCATAAAGATTAA
- the LOC133788273 gene encoding uncharacterized protein LOC133788273 isoform X1 has product MCLLPASTPIFSSSKLRTTMESILKNYFGYSSFRPYQKEVIEKILDKKDCLVVMATGSGKSLCYQVPPLVSGKTGIVVSPLISLMQDQVMALKQRGIKAEFLGSAQTDLSVQKKAENGHFNILYMTPEKACLIPNSFWSNLLNVGVCLFAVDEAHCISEWGHDFRVEYKQLDKLRSILVNVPFVALTATATEKVRNDIINSLKMKDPVVSVGSFDRQNLFYGVKLFNRGQSSVDELVQEIAKYVASAGSTIIYCTTIKDVEQIFKSLQDVGIKTGMYHGQMNNKARAESHRLFIRDELHVMVATIAFGMGIDKPDIRQVIHYGCPKSLECYYQESGRCGRDGVPSICWLYYTRSDFAKGDFYTAESQTANQRKAVMESLMAAQRYCMLTTCRRKSLLQHFGENYTADKCGNCDNCLRSKKERDMSREAFLLLACIRSCKGRWGLNMPVDILRGSRAKKILDAQFDRLPLHGLGKDYSANWWKALAYQLISNDYLTETVTDVFKTIRVSPKGEQFLSSATPDNQPPLVLSLTSEMMDDEENKSVSGDGEIKSLATLESEGFSETEAKFYHMLLEERMKLAKDLGTAPYAICGDQTMKRIALTRPSTRARLANIDGVNQHFVTKHGDRFLQIIKQLSQCLNLSLDGEASVQTAIARKVYPVPDQQGVVPNQPRKLTPAKLDAWKMWKEDGLSIEKIANFPGRSAPIKEQTVADYILDAAREGLAMDWTRFFQEIGFTHEMLSDIQSAILKVGSKEKLKPIKNELPEDISYAHIKVCLTLQEIGVSLTDITSRCHKKQGADLPIECDEDSVAKKRQRVIEPVEGIPSPPEATESSVLNWIKNFNDGVTLSDIVKHFNGSQEESINELITSLEAEFLIYKKNNVYKLM; this is encoded by the exons ATGTGTCTTCTTCCCGCCTCAACGCCCATCTTTTCAAGCTCGAAACTCAGAACAACAATGGAATCCATACTCAAA AATTACTTTGGCTATTCTTCCTTCCGGCCGTACCAGAAGGAAGTGATCGAGAAAATTCTAGACAAAAAAGACTGTTTGGTGGTCATGGCTACTGGAAGTGGCAAGTCCTTATG TTATCAGGTACCTCCTTTGGTTTCTGGAAAGACTGGAATTGTAGTGAGTCCCCTTATATCTTTGATGCAAGATCAG GTGATGGCTTTGAAACAACGGGGCATTAAAGCTGAGTTCCTTGGAAGTGCTCAGACTGATCTATCTGTCCAGAAGAAAGCCGAGAATGGTCATTTCAATATCCTATATATGACTCCGGAAAAGGCATGCTTGATCCCTAACAG CTTCTGGTCAAATTTGCTTAATGTGGGAGTTTGTTTGTTCGCTGTTGATGAAGCTCATTGTATATCAGAGTGGGGGCATGATTTCAG GGTGGAATACAAGCAATTAGACAAGTTACGCAGTATTCTAGTTAATGTACCATTTGTTGCCCTAACTGCCACTGCTACTGaaaa GGTTCGAAATGATATCATCAACTCTCTAAAGATGAAAGACCCCGTTGTCTCTGTAGGCTCATTTGACAGGCAAAATCTCTTCTATGGTGTCAAGTTATTTAATCGTGGTCAATCATCCGTGGATGAGCTTGTTCAAGAGATTGCAAAATATGTAGCTAGTGCTGGTTCAACCATTATTTATTGCACGACAATTAAGGATGTTGAGCAG ATATTCAAGTCACTTCAGGATGTGGGCATCAAGACTGGAATGTATCATGGACAAATGAATAATAAAGCTCGTGCTGAGTCCCACAG ATTATTTATAAGAGATGAACTACATGTCATGGTCGCTACTATTGCTTTTGGTATGGGAATAGATAAGCCGGACATAAGACAAGTAATACACTATGGTTGTCCCAAGAGTCTAGAATGCTACTACCAGGAAAGTGGGCGCTGTGGGAGAGATGGCGTGCCATCCATCTGTTGGCTTTATTACACAAGAAGTGATTTTGCAAAAGGTGACTTCTATACAGCTGAATCACAAACA GCAAATCAGCGAAAAGCTGTTATGGAGTCGTTGATGGCTGCACAACGCTATTGTATGTTGACAACATGCAGAAGAAAGTCCTTGCTTCAACATTTTGGGGAGAATTATACAGCTGATAAATGTG GAAATTGTGATAATTGCCTTCGCTCAAAGAAGGAGCGTGACATGTCTAGAGAAGCATTCCTTCTACTGGCCTGTATTCGATCATGCAAGGGTAGATGGGGCTTGAATATGCCTGTTGACATTCTCCGTGGTTCTCGT GCAAAAAAGATTCTGGATGCTCAGTTTGACAGGCTTCCACTTCATGGTCTTGGCAAGGATTATTCTGCAAATTGGTGGAAAGCACTAGCTTATCAGTTGATTTCTAATG ATTATTTGACGGAAACTGTAACTGATGTGTTCAAAACTATAAG AGTGAGTCCAAAAGGGGAACAGTTTCTTAGTTCTGCCACACCTGATAATCAACCGCCCCTGGTTCTGTCACTGACCAGTGAAATGATGGATGATGAGGAAAATAAAAGCGTTTCAGGTGATGGAGAAATTAAAAGTTTGGCTACTTTGGAGAGTGAAGGATTTTCAGAG ACTGAGGCAAAATTTTACCACATGCTTCTAGAAGAAAGAATGAAACTTGCAAAGGACCTTGGAACAGCTCC CTATGCCATATGTGGCGACCAGACAATGAAAAGAATTGCATTGACTCGACCATCTACCAGAGCACGGTTAGCAAACATCGATGGTGTCAACCAG CACTTTGTAACAAAACACGGAGATCGTTTTCTTCAAATTATTAAGCAACTATCACAATGTCTTAACCTTTCCTTGGATGGAGAAGCAAGCGTACAAACTGCTATTGCAAGAAAAGTCTATCCAGTGCCTGATCAACAGGGAGTAGTGCCCAATCAACCGAGAAAGTTAACACCAGCGAAGCTTGATGCTTGGAAAATGTGGAAGGAAGATGGTCTCTCAATAGAGAAAATTGCT AACTTCCCAGGTAGGTCAGCTCCTATAAAAGAACAGACTGTTGCTGACTATATATTAGATGCCGCCCGGGAAGGGTTGGCAATGGATTGGACAAGATTTTTCCAAGAGATCGGATTCACACATGAAATGTTGTCAGATATTCAGAGTGCCATTTTGAAGGTTGGCTCCAAAGAAAAGTTGAAGCCTATTAAGAATGAATTACCAGAAGAT ATAAGTTATGCACATATCAAGGTCTGCTTGACTTTGCAAGAGATTGGGGTGTCTCTCACAGATATTACGTCCAGATGCCACAAGAAACAGGGAGCAGATCTGCCCATAGAATGCGATGAGGATTCAGTGGCAAAAAAAAGACAAAGAGTCATTGAGCCAGTGGAAGGAATTCCCTCTCCTCCGGAGGCAACAGAGAGTTCCGTACTAAATTGGATTAAAAACTTTAACGATGGA GTTACTCTATCAGATATTGTGAAGCACTTCAATGGATCCCAAGAAGAATCTATCAATGAGCTAATCACTTCTCTTGAAGCTGAATTTTTAATTTATAAGAAGAATAACGTATATAAGCTTATGTAA
- the LOC133788273 gene encoding uncharacterized protein LOC133788273 isoform X2, protein MCLLPASTPIFSSSKLRTTMESILKNYFGYSSFRPYQKEVIEKILDKKDCLVVMATGSGKSLCYQVPPLVSGKTGIVVSPLISLMQDQVMALKQRGIKAEFLGSAQTDLSVQKKAENGHFNILYMTPEKACLIPNSFWSNLLNVGVCLFAVDEAHCISEWGHDFRVRNDIINSLKMKDPVVSVGSFDRQNLFYGVKLFNRGQSSVDELVQEIAKYVASAGSTIIYCTTIKDVEQIFKSLQDVGIKTGMYHGQMNNKARAESHRLFIRDELHVMVATIAFGMGIDKPDIRQVIHYGCPKSLECYYQESGRCGRDGVPSICWLYYTRSDFAKGDFYTAESQTANQRKAVMESLMAAQRYCMLTTCRRKSLLQHFGENYTADKCGNCDNCLRSKKERDMSREAFLLLACIRSCKGRWGLNMPVDILRGSRAKKILDAQFDRLPLHGLGKDYSANWWKALAYQLISNDYLTETVTDVFKTIRVSPKGEQFLSSATPDNQPPLVLSLTSEMMDDEENKSVSGDGEIKSLATLESEGFSETEAKFYHMLLEERMKLAKDLGTAPYAICGDQTMKRIALTRPSTRARLANIDGVNQHFVTKHGDRFLQIIKQLSQCLNLSLDGEASVQTAIARKVYPVPDQQGVVPNQPRKLTPAKLDAWKMWKEDGLSIEKIANFPGRSAPIKEQTVADYILDAAREGLAMDWTRFFQEIGFTHEMLSDIQSAILKVGSKEKLKPIKNELPEDISYAHIKVCLTLQEIGVSLTDITSRCHKKQGADLPIECDEDSVAKKRQRVIEPVEGIPSPPEATESSVLNWIKNFNDGVTLSDIVKHFNGSQEESINELITSLEAEFLIYKKNNVYKLM, encoded by the exons ATGTGTCTTCTTCCCGCCTCAACGCCCATCTTTTCAAGCTCGAAACTCAGAACAACAATGGAATCCATACTCAAA AATTACTTTGGCTATTCTTCCTTCCGGCCGTACCAGAAGGAAGTGATCGAGAAAATTCTAGACAAAAAAGACTGTTTGGTGGTCATGGCTACTGGAAGTGGCAAGTCCTTATG TTATCAGGTACCTCCTTTGGTTTCTGGAAAGACTGGAATTGTAGTGAGTCCCCTTATATCTTTGATGCAAGATCAG GTGATGGCTTTGAAACAACGGGGCATTAAAGCTGAGTTCCTTGGAAGTGCTCAGACTGATCTATCTGTCCAGAAGAAAGCCGAGAATGGTCATTTCAATATCCTATATATGACTCCGGAAAAGGCATGCTTGATCCCTAACAG CTTCTGGTCAAATTTGCTTAATGTGGGAGTTTGTTTGTTCGCTGTTGATGAAGCTCATTGTATATCAGAGTGGGGGCATGATTTCAG GGTTCGAAATGATATCATCAACTCTCTAAAGATGAAAGACCCCGTTGTCTCTGTAGGCTCATTTGACAGGCAAAATCTCTTCTATGGTGTCAAGTTATTTAATCGTGGTCAATCATCCGTGGATGAGCTTGTTCAAGAGATTGCAAAATATGTAGCTAGTGCTGGTTCAACCATTATTTATTGCACGACAATTAAGGATGTTGAGCAG ATATTCAAGTCACTTCAGGATGTGGGCATCAAGACTGGAATGTATCATGGACAAATGAATAATAAAGCTCGTGCTGAGTCCCACAG ATTATTTATAAGAGATGAACTACATGTCATGGTCGCTACTATTGCTTTTGGTATGGGAATAGATAAGCCGGACATAAGACAAGTAATACACTATGGTTGTCCCAAGAGTCTAGAATGCTACTACCAGGAAAGTGGGCGCTGTGGGAGAGATGGCGTGCCATCCATCTGTTGGCTTTATTACACAAGAAGTGATTTTGCAAAAGGTGACTTCTATACAGCTGAATCACAAACA GCAAATCAGCGAAAAGCTGTTATGGAGTCGTTGATGGCTGCACAACGCTATTGTATGTTGACAACATGCAGAAGAAAGTCCTTGCTTCAACATTTTGGGGAGAATTATACAGCTGATAAATGTG GAAATTGTGATAATTGCCTTCGCTCAAAGAAGGAGCGTGACATGTCTAGAGAAGCATTCCTTCTACTGGCCTGTATTCGATCATGCAAGGGTAGATGGGGCTTGAATATGCCTGTTGACATTCTCCGTGGTTCTCGT GCAAAAAAGATTCTGGATGCTCAGTTTGACAGGCTTCCACTTCATGGTCTTGGCAAGGATTATTCTGCAAATTGGTGGAAAGCACTAGCTTATCAGTTGATTTCTAATG ATTATTTGACGGAAACTGTAACTGATGTGTTCAAAACTATAAG AGTGAGTCCAAAAGGGGAACAGTTTCTTAGTTCTGCCACACCTGATAATCAACCGCCCCTGGTTCTGTCACTGACCAGTGAAATGATGGATGATGAGGAAAATAAAAGCGTTTCAGGTGATGGAGAAATTAAAAGTTTGGCTACTTTGGAGAGTGAAGGATTTTCAGAG ACTGAGGCAAAATTTTACCACATGCTTCTAGAAGAAAGAATGAAACTTGCAAAGGACCTTGGAACAGCTCC CTATGCCATATGTGGCGACCAGACAATGAAAAGAATTGCATTGACTCGACCATCTACCAGAGCACGGTTAGCAAACATCGATGGTGTCAACCAG CACTTTGTAACAAAACACGGAGATCGTTTTCTTCAAATTATTAAGCAACTATCACAATGTCTTAACCTTTCCTTGGATGGAGAAGCAAGCGTACAAACTGCTATTGCAAGAAAAGTCTATCCAGTGCCTGATCAACAGGGAGTAGTGCCCAATCAACCGAGAAAGTTAACACCAGCGAAGCTTGATGCTTGGAAAATGTGGAAGGAAGATGGTCTCTCAATAGAGAAAATTGCT AACTTCCCAGGTAGGTCAGCTCCTATAAAAGAACAGACTGTTGCTGACTATATATTAGATGCCGCCCGGGAAGGGTTGGCAATGGATTGGACAAGATTTTTCCAAGAGATCGGATTCACACATGAAATGTTGTCAGATATTCAGAGTGCCATTTTGAAGGTTGGCTCCAAAGAAAAGTTGAAGCCTATTAAGAATGAATTACCAGAAGAT ATAAGTTATGCACATATCAAGGTCTGCTTGACTTTGCAAGAGATTGGGGTGTCTCTCACAGATATTACGTCCAGATGCCACAAGAAACAGGGAGCAGATCTGCCCATAGAATGCGATGAGGATTCAGTGGCAAAAAAAAGACAAAGAGTCATTGAGCCAGTGGAAGGAATTCCCTCTCCTCCGGAGGCAACAGAGAGTTCCGTACTAAATTGGATTAAAAACTTTAACGATGGA GTTACTCTATCAGATATTGTGAAGCACTTCAATGGATCCCAAGAAGAATCTATCAATGAGCTAATCACTTCTCTTGAAGCTGAATTTTTAATTTATAAGAAGAATAACGTATATAAGCTTATGTAA